The following proteins are co-located in the Dromiciops gliroides isolate mDroGli1 chromosome 2, mDroGli1.pri, whole genome shotgun sequence genome:
- the CPLX3 gene encoding complexin-3, which yields MAFMVKTMVGGQLKNLAGGLGGGEEKGEGDKSAAEAQGMTREEYEEYQKQLVEEKMERDAQFTQRKAERATLRSHFRDKYRLPKNETDDNQIQMAGGDVELPKELAKMIEEDNEEEEEKASVIGQLASIPNLDLGSIKDKAQATLGELKQSAEKCHIM from the exons ATGGCGTTCATGGTGAAAACCATGGTGGGAGGCCAGCTGAAGAACCTCGCTGGGGGCCTGGGGGGCGGCGAGGAGAAGGGTGAAGGGGACAAATCGGCGGCTGAAGCTCAAGGCATGACTCGGGAGGAGTATGAGGAATATCAGAAGCAACTGGTAGAGGAGAA GATGGAACGAGATGCCCAGTTTAcacaaaggaaagcagaaagggcCACCCTACGCAGCCACTTCAGAGACAAGTACCGCCTGCCCAAG AATGAGACAGATGACAACCAGATCCAGATGGCTGGGGGGGATGTGGAGCTGCCCAAAGAGCTGGCCAAGATGATCGAAGAGgacaatgaggaggaggaagagaaggcttCGGTCATTGGGCAGCTGGCCAGCATCCCCAACCTGGACCTCGGCTCCATCAAGGACAAGGCACAGGCTACTCTGGGAGAATTAAAGCAGTCAGCTGAAAAGTGCCACATCATGTGA
- the LOC122738255 gene encoding growth arrest-specific protein 1-like: MRPARGRGNSGGGPALPPPRPLPLLLLLLFLPSLRADVAAPAPGEPCWEALLRCQGEPACGSAYGQSQAACQPVLGGAGGCPSHCVAALLQLNGTRRGPALERCECGPDVRCRRLKAALEPCLPRPARGGLGCTAARRRCQAEPACRDTLASYLARCGQLFNGRRCTAACRAAIGALLATAGGPLLERCVCDGAERPFCQVLKDNMGRLCFGPAAAAAAAEAEDDDYEDEEEASPRPPPPPPHGPRGTLWGRSRAEALRPGLGQEGGLPGGALALGLLGLALWLLCGL, encoded by the coding sequence ATGAGGCCAGCGCGGGGCCGAGGGAACAGCGGCGGCGGGCCAGCGCTCCCGCCCCCTCGCCCGCTCccgctcctgctcctgctcctgttcCTGCCGTCGCTGCGGGCCGACGTGGCCGCCCCGGCGCCCGGGGAGCCGTGCTGGGAGGCGCTGCTGCGCTGCCAGGGGGAGCCGGCGTGCGGCTCGGCCTACGGCCAGAGCCAGGCGGCGTGCCAGCCGGTGCTGGGGGGCGCGGGCGGCTGCCCCAGCCACTGCGTGGCAGCGCTGCTGCAGCTCAACGGCACGCGGCGCGGGCCGGCCCTGGAGCGCTGCGAGTGCGGGCCCGACGTGCGCTGCCGCCGCCTCAAGGCGGCCCTGGAGCCGTGCCTGCCGCGGCCTGCGCGCGGGGGCCTGGGCTGCACGGCCGCCCGGCGCCGCTGCCAGGCCGAGCCCGCCTGCCGGGACACTCTGGCCTCCTACTTGGCCCGCTGCGGGCAGCTGTTCAACGGGCGCCGCTGCACTGCGGCGTGCCGCGCGGCCATCGGGGCGCTGCTGGCCACGGCCGGGGGCCCCCTGCTGGAGCGCTGCGTGTGCGACGGCGCCGAGCGGCCCTTCTGCCAGGTGCTCAAGGACAACATGGGCCGCCTGTGCTTCGGGCccgcggccgccgccgccgcggccgAGGCCGAGGACGACGACTACGAGGACGAGGAGGAGGCGTCCCCGCGGCCGCCGCCGCCCCCTCCCCACGGTCCCCGCGGGACTCTGTGGGGCCGCTCCCGGGCCGAAGCGCTGCGGCCGGGGCTGGGCCAGGAGGGGGGGCTCCCAGGAGGCGCCCTGGCCCTGGGCCTCCTGGGGCTGGCGCTCTGGCTTCTCTGCGGCCTCTAA